From Sphingobacterium bambusae:
CAATGAAGGCGGAAAGCTTGACTTGGCCGTGAACGCTAAGCGCGTAGAAGTGTATAGCACCACGGGATCTGCAGTGACACTGCGTGGCGAAACCGATACGCAAGAGGCTATCTTAACTTTTGGCGGAAGCTATTATGGCGAGAAGCTTACGAGTAACAAGGCTCTTGCGCGCATAAATGGTGGCGGCGTGTGTGATATCCGTGCCAGCGTATCCGCGGATGTGCAGACGCGCGCAGGTGGGGCAATCAATATCTACGGTAATCCTGCAGAAAAGAAACAGAAGCGTTTGGCAGGCGGCAAGATTACGTTTTTAAACGATAAATAATAGCGATGTAAAGCATAAAAAAGAGCGGTGCATTGTCATGTGTACCGCTCTTTTTTTATCGGGTGCTTATCCAGCTTTTTTGAGATTTACGCCGGTAGCCTTAATTTAATATGTTTAATAATTTGATGCCTACTACAACACCTGCAGCCTGTTGTCCTGCTTGCAAAGACCGCACGTAGTCCACGCGGAACAAGCGATATTTTCCCCAGCCGATATTATCGATGCCGAGGCTGAATTCATGATAGGGTTTGCGCTCTTCCGTCGCCAGCTGGTGGTAGCCGGCGATAAGTCCCCACTGCAAGGCATCGAGTAAGGGTATTTTATTAAAGAAATACCCTTTAAAGTCCTGCTCTGCATGAAGCTGTACATAAGCCTTATTGCTGCTGTGGCTGTAATAGGGCAGCAACAGAAAATTGTTGTCGTACACGGCGCTGGTGCCTACATGCGTTTGGTTGCCCGCAAAGTGCTTATAGTCGGTAAACGGCATGTTTTCAGCATGGAAGAATTTCCCCGCATTGATGCGGCCGCTTAATAGTCCCAATGTACCAAAGGAAATAGTTTGGCTTGCCGTTCCATAGAGATGCTGGTAGCTCATGCTGCGATCCGTTAGATTGATGCTGTGGTTATAGCCGAGGGTAAACAGAGGGTAGCGATTGTTGCGCAACAGCAGCGTTGCATCGGGACGATCGATAGACTTTTGACCAAGGGCCCAGCGGAGCGCAGCGCCCAGCTCCAATACACTGTTATTGTTGAACGGCGCTGTTTCATAATCATCGGGAGCCAATGGGTTGTTTGCTGCATAAAATTCCTCCTTCCGCAGGAACGAATAATTGCTGTGGTTGTATAGCGGACTTCGCTTTGCCCAAGCTGCAGATAAGAACAGGCGCAGGGGTATACTCACATTTTGTGCGTAGTTTAGTTTTACCTGTTCGCGTTGATACAATTGTATGTAGCTATCCTTAAAAAACAGGGAAGAGAAATTGTTGATTAATGGGAGAACACCCTGTCCCTCGTTAAACGGTACCGCTTGGTTGCCAAAACCTAGCGCTAGCGTCGCATAGTTTTTGGTATTGAAGCGATGCTGATAGTCGGCGTAAAAGCGTAGTTTTTTTTCTGAGAACGCATATTGAAAATCGTTGTTCAAACTGGTCAACCTGCCGGTTTCATTTTTTCCAAACTTGGCATTGATGGCCGCGGTAAAGGTAAAGCCTTGCACAGCATTAAAGCTCGATTTCGTCAGGTTGGATAGACCAGCATAAGAAATGCTGTAGTTTCGATAGGAGTTTTGATAGGTGTAGCCCATAATGGGCGATAGCACACGAAACTTATTTCGGACACGGTCTATAGAATCGAGGTAGCCGACGCTGCTGCGCACCGCCTGTATGCTGTCTTTAAAAGCGTAATCCAAGCGTTCCTCGCGAGTGAGTTCAATAGGGCGTGTTTCTTGCCAGTAGAGCGAGTCTTTCAGGTTAGCTCCGCTGTTGATTTTTGCCAGTGTGTTACCAAATGTTCCTTTTGGAAATTCTTGCACAAATCGATAATTGGAAAAGTTTTGTAAGTAGCTTCCGTTTGCTTTGATACCAAAAAAGCCCAAGCTAAAGCTGATGCGCTGCATAGACTTGGTCCATCGCTTGTCCTGCGTATGCCAAGCATAATGTTGCAACAGGGCGATGCTATCCAAAATAGGCTGTTGGGTGCGGTATCCCGGTATCGTAAAATCCACGGCATAGATTGCCCAGCTTTCGTCCACGATGTAGATGTAGCCATCTACGGCAGGCTCCTTGTCGCGCTTGGGCTTCACCTGTATCTTGTACACCTGTTGCCCATCTTCTTCTCTGGTGTCGATCAATTTGTACGCGTAGTAGCTTAGCGCATTGTTGGCAATGGGCGATATGATGCCCGTACCGAGATCGACACTGTTGCTGTAGAAGTCGAAATTGGCACCCATGGCGGTGTTAAAGCTAAACCCTTGATCGTTGCCACTTACCTTGGAGGCGGTAATCTCTTCGTATAGTTTGTTGGGTTTTTGAAAACTGATTTTGGAAACCGTTTCCGAGAGGTAGATGACGCCCGATCCGGTGGAGTCTAAGCCCGGGATGTTCTCTGATGCAGCCTTTGCCATTTTTTTCGGCATGTTCTGCATGCGCATGATTCCTTTCGAGTAGAAATCTGCCTGATACTTGTCTATCACGTTGCCGTTGGCCTCGCGGTGACGGATAGCTTGCTTAATGATGCGCAAGGCAGGGTTTTCGCTGTTAGTCACGACGACTTCTTCCAGCATTTGCTCGTCTTCTTCCAAGATGATATGCAGGGGCGTACTGTGGCTATTTGCTTCCAAGATCTTCGCTGTTGTCTTGTAGCCTAAACTTTTAAAAATCAAGGTTTTCGTCCCAAGAGGTAGCTTCGGGAATGAAAACTCGCCGTTGCTGTTTGTGGAAGTGCCCAAGTAACTGTTTTTTACAAGAACACTCACCGAGGCCAGTGGTTTGTTTTGTTGATCGACCACGGTGCCGCTGATTTGCGCCTTGGTAAAAAAGGGAAGGAGCAGCGTGAGCAAGAGCAAGGTATACTTCATCAGGTATTTAAATAATCGCGTTTTAGACCAAGATACTGTTTTTCAGTGAAGGGGACGATTAAAGTTTGTTAAAATCTTGCGATTACACCGGATGCCTGCAGGGACAAAAAGCCGCTGGAAAAATTACATGAAAATTCATCACGAATATGTAACTTTGCGGCATGTCCGAAAAAATTATCATTCTTGATTTTGGCTCGCAGTATACGCAGTTAATAGCACGCCGTGTACGTGAGCTCAATGTGTATTGTGAAATTCATCCATTTAATAATCTTCCCGAATTTGATGACAACGTTAAAGGTGTTATCTTCTCAGGAAGTCCCTATTCTGTCCGACAGGAAGAGGCACCACAGATTGACTTCAGCTCCATTCAGGAACGCTTTCCTTTATTGGGGGTATGTTATGGTGCGCAATATCTGGCGCAGAAATCCGGAGGTGAAGTGTTGCCTTCCGAGATCAGGGAATACGGACGTGCAAACTTACAGTTTGTAGATGGTGAAAATGAATTGTTAACAGGCGTGCCTGTGCAGTCTCAGGTGTGGATGTCGCATGGCGACACCATCAAAGAGGTGCCGGCAAACTTTAAGGTGATCGCTAGCACGGATAAAGTTCGTGTAGCAGCCTACCATATCGAAGGTACCCGTACATACGGAATCCAATTTCACCCCGAAGTGACACACAGTACGGATGGTCAAGTGTTGTTGAAGAATTTTGTGGTTAACATTTGTGGTTGTGCGCAAGATTGGACATCAACGGCCTTTGCCGAAACTACGATTGCAGAATTGAAAGAGCAACTTGGCGACGACCACGTTATCATGGCGCTTTCTGGCGGTGTAGATTCGACGGTAGCAGCGGTCTTGTTGCACCAAGCAATCGGTAAGAACTTGCACTGTATCTTTGTAGATCACGGTCTATTACGTAAAAACGAGTACGAGCAGGTGTTGGATTCGTATAAGAACATGGGTCTTAACATCAAAGGAATAAACGCTAAAGAATTGTTTTACGGTCGTTTGGCTGGTATTTCCGAGCCTGAGCAGAAGCGTAAAATTATTGGTGCTTCTTTTATCGATGTATTTGACCAAGCGGCCAAAGATATCCAAAACGAGCTGCCTGAAGGTATCGAAGCAAAATGGTTGGGACAGGGCACGATCTATCCAGATATTATCGAGTCTATCTCTGTCAAAGGACCATCTGCAACGATCAAATCGCACCACAATGTGGGCGGATTGCCAGACTTTATGAAGTTGAAGGTAGTGGAGCCGCTAAAAACATTGTTCAAAGATGAAGTACGTCGTGTAGGAAGAACCTTAGAAGTTGATCCTGCTATCCTAGGACGTCACCCTTTCCCTGGCCCTGGCTTAGCGATTCGCGTGCTGGGTGATATCACGGAAGAAAAGGTACGGATTTTGCAGGAAGCAGACGATATATATATCCGGAATTTGAAGGAAACAGGCTGGTACGACAAAGTGTGGCAAGCCGGTACCATATTTCTTCCGGTGCAATCGGTAGGGGTAATGGGTGATGAGCGCACCTACGAGCATGTGGTTGCTTTGCGCGCCGTGGGCTCACTCGACGGGATGACCGCTGACTGGATTCATCTTCCTTACGATTTGCTTGCGAAAATTTCGAATGAAATTATCAATCATGTTAAAGGAATCAACCGAGTAGTCTATGATATCAGTTCAAAACCACCAGCGACTATTGAGTGGGAATAAACTTATACTAGCTTTAGGACTAGCGCTCAGCTTGGGCGCTTGTTCTCCTAAAGTTGGCGTATTGAAATCACCCGATCATCGTGGTGGAAATGTAGGAAGTACCACAACCGGTACGGACAAATCGGGCGGCACAAAGCCCGGAGAGCCCGGCGAGGTTGCTGGCGCTAAGGGTAAACGGGTTTTGGAAAATAGCATTGCTCTTGTACTCCCTTTTCAATTGGATCGGTTGAATCCCAATGCCGTATCTAAAGAAGATGTAAAGCGTTCGGCTATTGCATTAGATTTTTATCAGGGTTTTCAGCTGGGATTGGATGAATTGGCGAAAGCTGGTAAATCTTTTGCCTTGAATGTGCTTGATTCCCGCGACAACGAAGGTCAAAACATCAGCATTGCCAAATCAGAAGATGTGTCGGAGGCTGCGCTGATCGTGGGGCCAGTATATCCGAAAGAGATTCGTGCGTTCGGAACAAACTTAGCCGATAAGCAGGTGTTGCAAATAAACCCATTAGCGGCATCGCGTGCTAGTGAATTTAATCTTCCAAACCTCGTTTCCTTAACTCCGTCCATCGATGTGCACATGAAGGCTGCTGCCGCTCGTGTAGCGCGCGATTATAGTGCGGGGGATGTGGTGATTATCTATAACACCACGGATAATGATGGTCGTCAGTTTTTAAGTGGATTTCTGTCGGAAATCCGTCGGGCAAAGCCGTCGGCGACGGTACGTTCCGTGTCGTCTGTAGCGCAGCTTAATGAAGCGTTGCTGACCACTGGTGCGAACCTTATCGTTACCGGAACGACCGATAAATTCCAACTGCGCACCTTATTGAACAACCTCGACGCCAAGTCTAACGAAAGCTTCTATTCGGTTAATCTTTATGGCCATCCGCTGTGGGATCGCATAGACTTCAGCATGTACGAAAACTTCGCCAACTACAATCCGGTGATATCTGCAGAAAGCCATTTAAAGTCGTGGACTACAGGTGTGAAGCAGTTTAAGGACAGCTATTATACGCTTTATGGTGTTAATCCTTCGGATTATTCTTATAAAGGCTATGATGCGGCTAAGTTTTTTGGCGGCTTGTTAGCGAAATATGGTGTCAAATATCCAGAGCACATCACCAAAGAGTCTTTTGATGGTTTGTTTAGCGGTTATCAATTTGAGCAAAGTGAGGGCGCGGGATTTGTGAATCACGCTGTTACGCACAAGTTGTATCGAGGCTCTTCCTTCCAATTGAACTAATGGCAGAGATTAACCAGCGAAGGGTTGAGCAGCAGCTTCGTAATTTCGAACGCGCGCTGCAGGCCTATGGGCATGACGAGCCGTTAAGTCGTTTCCTGACACGTTTCTTTAAGGAAAATAGGCAGATGGGTTCCGCCGATAGGCGAATGACATCGCGCTATTGCTATAATTACTTTCGTTTGGGCGAGGCTGTTAAGGCGATATCCCTACAAGAAAAGCTGGTCATTGCCGAGTTTTTGTGCGAGCAGGCTAGCGATTTGGTTGCGCTTCATCAGCCGGACTGGTTAGCAGCGATTACTGCTCCTTTGGCCGAGAAGATAGCATTTCTTCAGGATCAGGGCATCGCTGTTAAAGACGCTATTTTCCCTTTTCAGCAGCACCTGTCGCCGGATGTACGGACGGAAGATTTTGTGCTAAACCATCTTATTCAACCTGATTTATTTATCCGTGTACAACAGCAGGCCACGGAGCAGGTAGAAGCGGAGCTACAACGGGCTGCTATTTCCTTTTCGTCTATTGGTAAAGCTGGCTACCGATTGCCCAATGGCAGTAAGTTGCAAGAGTTGAAAGGAATTGCGGGGCTTTATGAAGTACAAGACCAGTCGTCGCAGCAGAGCTTGGACATGGCACAATTGCAACCCGGTCAATCCTGGTGGGATGCTTGCGCGGCGTCGGGCGGCAAATCTTTATTGCTTTTGGAGAAGGAGTCCGCTGTACGTCTGTTGGTGTCTGATATACGCTTAAGTATACTCCGAAATCTCGACGAGCGATTTCAGGTAGCGAAGGTGAAGGCAGCATACCGCAAGAAAGTCCTTGACCTGACCGAAGATGTAGACCACATTATGCAGGGCGAACGTTTTGATGGCATCATCTTGGATGCGCCTTGTTCTGGTTCTGGAACTTGGTCTCGTACACCCGAAATGATCAAGCAATTTTCCGAAGCTAAGATTGCGGAATTTTCCGATTTGCAAAAGCGTATTGCCAAACAGGTATCTGCTTATCTTAAGCCCAAGGGTCAGTTGATTTACATCACTTGCTCCGTGTTTCAGGAGGAAAATGAGGCGGTAGTCGCATTTTTGGAAGCGTCCTGCGGGTTGAAAGTGGAAACACAACAGCTTATTGCGGGCTACAACCGGAAGTCGGACAGTATGTTTGCCGCCCGACTTCGGAAGATTTAACCCCTTAAGCTATTTTTTCTAGTCACATTTACCCGGAATTACCAGTACGGGGCAGCTCGCTTTGCGGATAACCGACTCGGAGACACTGCCAGAGATGAAATGTTCGAAGCCCGTCTTTCCGTTGGACCCCATAATGATAAGGTCGGCTGTCCATTCGCTGGCCGTATTTAATATCTCGTCCCGAACATTCCCAATTTTATTGAAC
This genomic window contains:
- a CDS encoding DUF5686 and carboxypeptidase regulatory-like domain-containing protein → MKYTLLLLTLLLPFFTKAQISGTVVDQQNKPLASVSVLVKNSYLGTSTNSNGEFSFPKLPLGTKTLIFKSLGYKTTAKILEANSHSTPLHIILEEDEQMLEEVVVTNSENPALRIIKQAIRHREANGNVIDKYQADFYSKGIMRMQNMPKKMAKAASENIPGLDSTGSGVIYLSETVSKISFQKPNKLYEEITASKVSGNDQGFSFNTAMGANFDFYSNSVDLGTGIISPIANNALSYYAYKLIDTREEDGQQVYKIQVKPKRDKEPAVDGYIYIVDESWAIYAVDFTIPGYRTQQPILDSIALLQHYAWHTQDKRWTKSMQRISFSLGFFGIKANGSYLQNFSNYRFVQEFPKGTFGNTLAKINSGANLKDSLYWQETRPIELTREERLDYAFKDSIQAVRSSVGYLDSIDRVRNKFRVLSPIMGYTYQNSYRNYSISYAGLSNLTKSSFNAVQGFTFTAAINAKFGKNETGRLTSLNNDFQYAFSEKKLRFYADYQHRFNTKNYATLALGFGNQAVPFNEGQGVLPLINNFSSLFFKDSYIQLYQREQVKLNYAQNVSIPLRLFLSAAWAKRSPLYNHSNYSFLRKEEFYAANNPLAPDDYETAPFNNNSVLELGAALRWALGQKSIDRPDATLLLRNNRYPLFTLGYNHSINLTDRSMSYQHLYGTASQTISFGTLGLLSGRINAGKFFHAENMPFTDYKHFAGNQTHVGTSAVYDNNFLLLPYYSHSSNKAYVQLHAEQDFKGYFFNKIPLLDALQWGLIAGYHQLATEERKPYHEFSLGIDNIGWGKYRLFRVDYVRSLQAGQQAAGVVVGIKLLNILN
- the guaA gene encoding glutamine-hydrolyzing GMP synthase; translated protein: MSEKIIILDFGSQYTQLIARRVRELNVYCEIHPFNNLPEFDDNVKGVIFSGSPYSVRQEEAPQIDFSSIQERFPLLGVCYGAQYLAQKSGGEVLPSEIREYGRANLQFVDGENELLTGVPVQSQVWMSHGDTIKEVPANFKVIASTDKVRVAAYHIEGTRTYGIQFHPEVTHSTDGQVLLKNFVVNICGCAQDWTSTAFAETTIAELKEQLGDDHVIMALSGGVDSTVAAVLLHQAIGKNLHCIFVDHGLLRKNEYEQVLDSYKNMGLNIKGINAKELFYGRLAGISEPEQKRKIIGASFIDVFDQAAKDIQNELPEGIEAKWLGQGTIYPDIIESISVKGPSATIKSHHNVGGLPDFMKLKVVEPLKTLFKDEVRRVGRTLEVDPAILGRHPFPGPGLAIRVLGDITEEKVRILQEADDIYIRNLKETGWYDKVWQAGTIFLPVQSVGVMGDERTYEHVVALRAVGSLDGMTADWIHLPYDLLAKISNEIINHVKGINRVVYDISSKPPATIEWE
- a CDS encoding ABC transporter substrate-binding protein; its protein translation is MISVQNHQRLLSGNKLILALGLALSLGACSPKVGVLKSPDHRGGNVGSTTTGTDKSGGTKPGEPGEVAGAKGKRVLENSIALVLPFQLDRLNPNAVSKEDVKRSAIALDFYQGFQLGLDELAKAGKSFALNVLDSRDNEGQNISIAKSEDVSEAALIVGPVYPKEIRAFGTNLADKQVLQINPLAASRASEFNLPNLVSLTPSIDVHMKAAAARVARDYSAGDVVIIYNTTDNDGRQFLSGFLSEIRRAKPSATVRSVSSVAQLNEALLTTGANLIVTGTTDKFQLRTLLNNLDAKSNESFYSVNLYGHPLWDRIDFSMYENFANYNPVISAESHLKSWTTGVKQFKDSYYTLYGVNPSDYSYKGYDAAKFFGGLLAKYGVKYPEHITKESFDGLFSGYQFEQSEGAGFVNHAVTHKLYRGSSFQLN
- a CDS encoding RsmB/NOP family class I SAM-dependent RNA methyltransferase, translating into MAEINQRRVEQQLRNFERALQAYGHDEPLSRFLTRFFKENRQMGSADRRMTSRYCYNYFRLGEAVKAISLQEKLVIAEFLCEQASDLVALHQPDWLAAITAPLAEKIAFLQDQGIAVKDAIFPFQQHLSPDVRTEDFVLNHLIQPDLFIRVQQQATEQVEAELQRAAISFSSIGKAGYRLPNGSKLQELKGIAGLYEVQDQSSQQSLDMAQLQPGQSWWDACAASGGKSLLLLEKESAVRLLVSDIRLSILRNLDERFQVAKVKAAYRKKVLDLTEDVDHIMQGERFDGIILDAPCSGSGTWSRTPEMIKQFSEAKIAEFSDLQKRIAKQVSAYLKPKGQLIYITCSVFQEENEAVVAFLEASCGLKVETQQLIAGYNRKSDSMFAARLRKI